From Phormidium ambiguum IAM M-71, a single genomic window includes:
- a CDS encoding alpha/beta fold hydrolase: MPKLIKRAFLDTEDGQILYRIGGEGEPLLLLHMNPRSSDEYRELMPIIAQKRRVIAMDLMGFGDSDKPPRLYSVADYAKTVIALLDELKIEKTCILGNHTGAFVSGEVAATYPERVEKLIVCNVAGFGEDGKADLMRRFDEGFKIKEDGSHLMERWLARSRYVGSAELNHRWVLDDLKCFGHPLYAVWAVGNYCLDAPERFKLIKCPALIIWGIDDMEEFERLGLAKAKDRFFLSQALPQAKVVEFPGGTICMMNQIPEEIAQAVTEFLDSP; this comes from the coding sequence ATGCCAAAACTAATTAAAAGAGCATTTTTAGACACAGAAGACGGACAAATTTTATATCGTATTGGTGGTGAAGGAGAACCTCTGCTTTTACTCCACATGAACCCCCGAAGTAGTGATGAATATCGGGAATTAATGCCAATTATTGCCCAAAAAAGACGAGTCATTGCAATGGATTTAATGGGATTTGGTGACTCTGATAAACCACCCAGACTTTATTCAGTTGCAGACTACGCCAAAACAGTCATTGCCCTTTTAGACGAATTAAAAATAGAGAAAACCTGCATTTTAGGCAACCATACAGGTGCTTTTGTTTCGGGAGAAGTCGCCGCAACTTATCCCGAAAGAGTAGAAAAACTAATTGTTTGCAATGTTGCTGGTTTTGGAGAGGATGGCAAAGCTGATTTAATGAGGAGATTTGACGAAGGTTTTAAGATAAAAGAAGATGGTTCTCATTTAATGGAAAGATGGTTAGCGCGTTCTAGATATGTCGGTTCTGCTGAGTTAAACCATCGCTGGGTTTTAGATGATTTAAAATGTTTTGGTCATCCTTTATATGCAGTTTGGGCGGTAGGAAATTACTGTTTGGATGCGCCAGAAAGATTTAAATTAATTAAATGTCCTGCTTTGATTATTTGGGGAATTGATGACATGGAAGAATTTGAAAGATTGGGTTTGGCAAAAGCTAAAGATAGATTCTTTCTTTCCCAAGCATTACCACAGGCAAAAGTTGTGGAATTTCCTGGGGGAACTATTTGTATGATGAATCAAATTCCTGAAGAAATAGCGCAAGCAGTAACGGAATTTTTGGACAGTCCTTGA
- a CDS encoding DUF3598 family protein: protein MSIREGMPVLVRHEGDWIGTYTLVDLEGNILDKHKSHLTCQFPETGDYAYYQINRYEWADGKREEHQFPGTFRDNKLWFDTERIEGKAWEVDDATIILWFGYKTMSDMQLYEMIQISPCNNYRARTWHWFKNNQIFRRTLIQEERMK, encoded by the coding sequence ATGTCAATACGCGAAGGAATGCCCGTACTTGTAAGACACGAAGGCGACTGGATAGGAACTTACACTTTAGTTGACCTTGAAGGAAACATTCTCGACAAACACAAATCCCATTTAACCTGTCAATTTCCCGAAACAGGTGACTATGCTTATTATCAAATTAATCGCTACGAATGGGCGGATGGAAAACGCGAAGAACATCAATTTCCCGGAACATTTCGTGATAATAAACTGTGGTTTGATACAGAAAGAATAGAAGGGAAAGCTTGGGAAGTAGATGATGCAACTATCATTTTGTGGTTTGGCTATAAAACCATGTCCGATATGCAATTATACGAAATGATTCAGATTAGTCCTTGCAATAATTATCGTGCTAGGACTTGGCATTGGTTTAAAAATAATCAAATATTTAGACGTACTTTGATTCAAGAAGAACGAATGAAATAG
- a CDS encoding aldehyde dehydrogenase family protein, producing the protein MKDKIQVRNPHTGRIDYWITQPTLEELTAKSAKLREAQINWQKAGLETRIAALQQWKQEIISKKDRLIEALVNDTGRLSVTVLEIDSVISSIDRWCKIAPDLLIESETTTSIPFIKLQSQLVPYTLIGVISPWNFPLLLSTIDTIPALLAGCAVIVKPSGIAPRFIQPLLETIASVPELSSILTYIEGTGEIGSNLITLVDLVCFTGSVNIGKKVAEEAVKQFIPAFLELGGKDPAIVTESANLELATSAILWGSIVNTGQSCLSTERIYVSEAIFDTFVTQLVAKAQRVKLAFPSVENGEIGPIIAEKQAKVIDEQLQDAVAKGAVIHCGGKIEELGGGLWCKPTVLTQVNHSMKVMTEETFGPIMPIMKFNHISEAIHLANDSIYGLSAAVFAGTETDAIEIAQHLNAGAISINDAALTAIIHEGEKNSFKFSGMGGSRMGAAAIKRFMRTKALLIKTQPIANPWWFDI; encoded by the coding sequence ATGAAAGATAAAATTCAAGTTCGCAATCCTCATACAGGCAGAATAGACTACTGGATTACCCAGCCAACATTAGAAGAACTAACAGCAAAATCTGCCAAATTGCGCGAAGCTCAAATTAATTGGCAAAAAGCCGGATTAGAAACCAGAATTGCCGCCTTACAACAATGGAAACAAGAAATTATCTCAAAAAAAGACCGACTAATTGAAGCTTTAGTAAATGACACGGGTAGATTATCAGTCACAGTTTTGGAAATAGATTCTGTAATCTCTAGTATCGATCGCTGGTGTAAAATAGCCCCAGACTTACTAATAGAAAGCGAAACAACCACATCAATTCCATTTATTAAACTGCAAAGTCAACTAGTTCCCTACACATTAATTGGCGTAATTAGCCCTTGGAACTTTCCTTTATTACTATCTACAATTGATACAATCCCCGCATTATTAGCAGGTTGTGCAGTCATCGTAAAACCTAGCGGAATTGCGCCTCGTTTCATTCAGCCACTGTTAGAAACCATTGCATCTGTTCCCGAATTATCATCAATATTAACCTATATCGAAGGCACAGGAGAAATCGGAAGCAATTTAATAACATTAGTCGATTTAGTATGTTTTACAGGTAGCGTCAATATTGGTAAAAAAGTAGCAGAAGAAGCTGTTAAACAATTTATTCCAGCTTTCTTAGAATTAGGAGGTAAAGACCCAGCAATTGTTACAGAATCAGCCAATTTAGAACTAGCCACATCAGCTATTTTATGGGGTTCAATTGTCAATACAGGACAATCATGTTTGTCAACGGAACGTATTTACGTTTCCGAAGCAATTTTTGATACCTTTGTTACCCAATTAGTTGCCAAAGCTCAACGAGTTAAACTAGCTTTTCCCAGCGTGGAAAATGGAGAAATCGGCCCGATTATTGCCGAGAAACAAGCCAAAGTTATTGACGAACAATTACAGGATGCAGTAGCCAAAGGAGCAGTAATTCATTGTGGAGGAAAGATTGAAGAATTAGGCGGCGGTTTATGGTGCAAACCGACAGTTTTAACCCAAGTCAATCACAGCATGAAAGTAATGACTGAAGAAACATTTGGCCCGATCATGCCCATTATGAAATTTAATCATATTTCCGAAGCGATTCACTTAGCCAATGATAGTATTTATGGATTAAGTGCCGCAGTTTTTGCTGGAACAGAAACCGATGCGATCGAAATAGCACAACACTTAAATGCAGGCGCAATTAGTATTAACGATGCCGCTTTAACAGCTATCATACATGAAGGAGAAAAAAACTCATTTAAGTTTTCAGGAATGGGCGGTTCGCGCATGGGTGCAGCAGCAATAAAAAGGTTTATGCGGACAAAAGCCTTATTAATTAAAACCCAACCAATTGCCAACCCTTGGTGGTTTGATATTTAA